In Selenomonas sp. TAMA-11512, a genomic segment contains:
- a CDS encoding D-Ala-D-Ala carboxypeptidase family metallohydrolase, which yields MRTQGPNIDAQVQALKPGWQSAIPIIGGILYSKFGIEGEISSGARTPEHNAEVNGSPTSHHIDSGNGGDALDIVLPRGTSAAKADEIREYFEQSGDFSEVLYHNAGSGYHLHLGGLKRSLSAGGPMQYEEVEVSAYNEKIYNAAYKALIRQAGVIKMGHDDNLQNAINALIPAAKGMEYISQVEELVRSNYPNMTPTDINTVIKAVASATVSDTRSDEGYRHQQEYREAEQASKDFYAWRLLNPDASSADILEAAKAYGLNPKEQYAIQNSLGIGGSLKDAYAWGKNSDNEKTFNDVCGSLKLTGMEKSYVREKLNKESERRQEAGEAPLDLADVRAFVQNEASGLTINKNMLPFSGQNIKRADVPYNWTVTEYGVLDPNGNTMRYNMETQEWEVMNS from the coding sequence ATGCGCACGCAGGGTCCGAATATAGATGCCCAGGTACAGGCCCTTAAACCGGGCTGGCAGTCCGCTATACCGATCATAGGCGGAATCCTATACAGCAAGTTCGGTATTGAAGGCGAGATTTCATCCGGTGCGCGTACGCCGGAGCACAATGCAGAGGTGAACGGTTCTCCGACTTCACATCATATCGACAGCGGTAATGGCGGAGACGCATTGGACATAGTCTTGCCGCGGGGTACTTCAGCTGCTAAGGCGGATGAAATCAGGGAGTATTTTGAGCAAAGCGGGGATTTTTCCGAGGTACTTTACCACAACGCAGGCTCCGGTTATCACCTCCATCTAGGCGGATTGAAGAGAAGTCTCAGCGCAGGCGGGCCGATGCAATACGAAGAGGTTGAAGTATCCGCATATAACGAAAAGATTTACAATGCGGCATATAAGGCCTTGATTCGCCAGGCGGGTGTTATAAAAATGGGCCATGACGACAACCTCCAGAACGCGATTAATGCGCTTATTCCGGCTGCAAAGGGAATGGAATATATCAGCCAGGTTGAAGAGCTCGTAAGGTCTAACTACCCGAATATGACTCCGACAGATATAAATACTGTCATTAAAGCCGTTGCCAGCGCTACCGTGTCGGATACCCGTTCCGATGAGGGGTACCGGCATCAACAAGAATACCGGGAAGCAGAACAGGCCTCAAAAGATTTCTACGCTTGGAGACTGCTAAATCCGGACGCGAGCAGTGCAGATATTTTAGAAGCGGCCAAAGCCTATGGATTGAATCCGAAAGAACAGTACGCCATCCAGAATTCGCTGGGAATCGGCGGAAGTCTGAAAGACGCCTATGCATGGGGAAAGAATTCTGACAATGAGAAGACCTTCAACGATGTATGCGGTTCTTTGAAATTGACCGGCATGGAAAAGTCCTATGTACGCGAGAAGCTCAACAAAGAATCGGAACGCCGGCAGGAGGCTGGCGAGGCGCCGCTTGATCTTGCCGATGTTCGAGCCTTTGTGCAGAATGAGGCTTCCGGTTTAACTATAAATAAGAACATGCTCCCATTCAGCGGCCAAAATATTAAACGGGCGGATGTTCCGTACAATTGGACTGTAACGGAATACGGAGTCTTGGACCCGAACGGCAACACGATGCGGTATAACATGGAGACGCAAGAGTGGGAAGTAATGAACAGCTAA